GGCTAGCGATGAAGCTGTCCAGCCGCGCCATCTGCGAAAGGCCGAGGGCGCATTGCATATCAGTGATGCGATAGTTGAAGCCCAACTCGTGCATCTCGTAGTACCATGGATTTGGCGTATCGTTGTCGAAAGCGCGCTCCCGCAGGCGAAAGCCGCTTGGCTCACGGGTCATGCCATGGCTGCGCAACGAACGCAGGCGCGCCGCAATATGCGGGTCATTCGTCGAGACCGCGCCGCCCTCGCCGGTGGCGAGCGTCTTCACCGGGTGGAAAGAGAACACCGCCATCCCATCGCTTTCCGTGCAGCCAATAGGGACTAAGTCATTGCCGCGCTGGCGCATGGTACCGATGGCGTGCGCTGCATCCTCTACCACCTTGAGGCCGAGGGCGCGCGCCGCGTCACCGGCCTCGGTCGGCTGGCCGGCCAGATGCACCGGGAAGGCGGCGCGGACGTCAAGGCCGGCTGAGCTGCCGGCCCGGAAGGCCTGCTCGATGTCCTGGGCGCGGGCCAGCCCGGTGTCCGGATCGACATCGCAGAACACCACCTCCGCTCCGGTCATACGGACGGCGTTCGCGGTGGAGAGAAAGGTCACGCTAGGTACGATCGCAGCTTGGCCGGGACCGAGGTCCAGCGCCAGCGCGGCGAGGTGAAGCCCAGTCGTCGCGTTGGAGCAGGCGATGACATGCGCCGCCCCGGTGCGCGTCGCGAGTGCCGCCTCGAAGGCGCTGACTGAAGGACCCTGGGTCAGCCAGTCGCCTTGCAGCACCTCGACAACCGCCGATACGTCCTCGGCGGAGATGTTCTGCCGTCCGTAGGGCAGGAAGGGGGCGTCCGGATGGGACATTACGGCAGGTCCTGCAGGAAGGCGCGCATCTGCTCGTCTGTAACCCAGTCGGTGTTG
This region of Sediminicoccus rosea genomic DNA includes:
- the pseC gene encoding UDP-4-amino-4,6-dideoxy-N-acetyl-beta-L-altrosamine transaminase, whose amino-acid sequence is MSHPDAPFLPYGRQNISAEDVSAVVEVLQGDWLTQGPSVSAFEAALATRTGAAHVIACSNATTGLHLAALALDLGPGQAAIVPSVTFLSTANAVRMTGAEVVFCDVDPDTGLARAQDIEQAFRAGSSAGLDVRAAFPVHLAGQPTEAGDAARALGLKVVEDAAHAIGTMRQRGNDLVPIGCTESDGMAVFSFHPVKTLATGEGGAVSTNDPHIAARLRSLRSHGMTREPSGFRLRERAFDNDTPNPWYYEMHELGFNYRITDMQCALGLSQMARLDSFIASRQAAVARYDTGLAPLAPLVKPFGRSPSGRSVSWHLYVALIDFESLGVSRAKVMAELRAAGIGTQVHYIPVHTQPYYVGRYGAQHLPGAEEYYKRCLSLPLYHGLTEADTDRVVQALTDIVQRAGG